Sequence from the Bremerella volcania genome:
TAATCCCATTACGGAAATGATGGCCATGATCGAAACGACCCGGGCATACGAATCCAATATCAACATGATCAAATCACAAGACGAAGCTTTGGGCAATTTGCTGGGCCGAGTCCTGCGTCAAAGCTAATATCCCCCTCGTAAAATACACGCGTACCGAAGGCGAACAAGGAAGTAAGCCATGAGTGTCCAAACCCTTTACACCGCAGCCACTGGCATGCAGTCGATGCAAACCAAGCTCGACGTCATTGCCAATAACCTGGCCAACGTGAACACCACCGGGTTTAAGAAGGATCGAGCCAACTTCGAAGATCTGTTCTACGATCACGAAGTTCTGCCTGGCAATCCAGACTCGACCGGTAACCTCACGCCGACCGGTACGGAAGTCGGTCTCGGCGTTCGCGTTTCCAGCGTTCAGACCGATTTCAAACAAGGTGCATTCACCAGCACCGATCGACCGCTCGACATGCTGATCGAAGGCGAAGGCTTCTTTCAGGTTCTCGATCCGAGCGGCGAAGTTTACTACTCCCGAGCCGGAAATTTCTCGGTCAATGCAAACGGCCAAGTCGTTACCGGATCAGCTGGTATCGGGCGTCCCCTTCAACCTGCGATCGTCATTCCCCAAGATGCCACCGCCGTCGAGGTCAGTCCCGATGGAATCGTTTCGGTCCAACAGCCTGGATCGAGCACGTTGAATGAAGTCGGTCAGATTCAACTGGCAACGTTCATCAATCCCGAAGGTCTCCTGAAGCTGGGCGAAAACCTCTATGCCGAGACGGGTGCATCTAGTGCCCCGATTACCGGCAATCCTCAAACCAATGGCTTGGGGCAGATTCGCAAAGGGATGCTGGAAGCTTCCAATGTCGAACCGGTTCAAGAATTGATCGATCTGATCACTACGCAACGATCGTTTGAGTTGAACTCGCAGACGATTCAGGCCGGCGATCAAATCTTGCAACTTATCTCGAACCTTCGTCGATAGGATCCACGTTTAGAATCATGACGATCGCGACTGTAACTCGTTCCCTTTTTAGCATGCTGGTAGTGTTGGCCATGTCCACTACGGCGATGGCTCAAACCGATCAGGTCGTATTGAAGACTTCCGCCATCGTCGGTGGAACACTGGTACGCTTGGGTGACGTAGCTGCCATTGAAGTCCAAGACCATAAACTTCGTGCTGAACTAAGCGAAATGGAATTGATGCCTGCCCCTGGCACCGATCACTCGACCTACCTCACGATCAACGATATCCGCTCGATCTTGGCTGCTCGGGGGATTTCAAGTGAACAAGTCTCTGTCACCGGGTCGAACCGAGTCCGCATGGAAGCAGCTTCCGTCCAAGAAACAATTGAGCATGCGGCGGTTACGGCGAAGCGAATTCCACGTCGCACTATCAGCAGTCAAGTCGACCAACCACAAGAGATCATGACAGTAGCCCATGTCGTGCGAAACGTCCGCCGCGGCGAAGTCATTCAGGCAAGCGACGTCGAAATGCGAGAGTTGACGGTTATTCGTCGCGATGACTCCTACCCTTCCGCACTGCACAACGTAGTTGGCAAAGAAGCCACGCGAACAATCGCCGCCGATCGCCCGATTTCTTCCCAAGACATTCGCGAACCGATCATCGTTCGTCGAAACGATGTCGTCACGGTCTACGCTCACGCCGGCAATGTAATTGTGCGACGAGAAATGCTGGCCCTTAGCGATGCCGGTATGCAGGAACTCGTCGAAGTCCAACCTATCGAACCCAAGCATTTCGGCCGGGCACGCCAAGTGGAACGCTTTCAAGCCCAAGTCACCGGTCCAGGGGAAGCAATTGTCCTGGGGGGCCACGTAAAGGTTCCTACTTCGAAGCCATTGATGCCCCTGCCGCAACCGGAGATCAATCGATGAAAAATGCTATCGTAGCCTTCGCCTTGCTGCAATTGGTAGCCATATGCGATGACCTCTTAGCACAGCAAAGTGGCCCGATTTCGAGCCTCGGACAACGCAACATGCCGGAAGGACAGATCGCCGAAGGCATGCCTTACAACGGCACCACGAAAGATCTCAGCTGGATGTATCGTGAATTGCCTCCGCCACGCCAGGTACAAATTCACGACCTGATTCATATTCGTGTCGATGAACGAGCCCAGGCCTTTTCCGACGGCGAAATCGACCGAAAGAAGAGTGGGCAGTACGCAGCGATCCTGACCGACTGGATTCGCCTGGACGGCATCAACTCGATCAAGCCCGCAGTTCAAGCCGACGGTGATCCGAGAATCACCGGCACGCTCAATCAGCGTTTAAAGTCGGAAGCCGAGATGGAGACATCCGAAGGTCTCAAGTTCACCATCGCTGCCGAAGTCCAAGAGATTCTGCCCAACGGTACGCTGAAGCTGGAAGCCCGCAAGACGATCACCGTCAATGACGAGATTTGGGTTTACCACCTGCGTGGCGTCTGCCGCACCGAAGATATCAACCCAAACAACACTGTGCTGAGCGAGCACCTGGCCGACCTGACAATCACCAAGGAAGATCACGGTTCGGTTCGCGACGCTTATCGCCGAGGCTGGTTTCTGACCCTGTGGGATAAAGTCCACTGGTTCTAAGACTTCTCCTGGCTAACCAATACAGAACGTCATCATGAACACTCAAATGACTCGACAACTCGCAAGCCTGACAATCTTCGCTATTCTGGCGCTCGCCGGTGCTACCGTCGAAGCTCAGGTTTCGCGAACTCAGTACAGTTCGATTGATTCGCAGCGATTTCAAATCAATCGACCATTGTCCGATTTCGTCCGAGTCAAAGGGCAAGAGGGTAACTACCTGCAAGGGGTTGGCCTGGTAGTCGGTTTGAAGGGAACCGGCGACTCGGATCTGACGCCTACGCATCGTGCGTTGTCGTTAATGCTCAAGCACATGGGCAACAACGCAGGCAGCGGCCCAGGCGGCGAATACCTGCCTGAGGAACTGAAGAACATCAAGAACATGGCGTTGGTCCTCGTTCGTGCGAACATTCCAGCCGAAGGTGCCGAGGAAGGGGACTTCATCGACTGCGAAGTCAGCTCGCTAGGGGCCAAGAGCCTTGCCGGCGGCACGCTGGCGATCTCGACGCTACAAGGGCCCAACCCGCACGACAAGACGGTTTGGGCACTCGCTAGTGGGCCTGTCGAACTTGCCAAGCAAGACATTCCAACTCGAGGCTACGTTATGAATGGCTGCCGCATCGAAAAGACGATTCGTAACCCGTTCGTTACCCAAGACGGGAAGATTTTCCTGGTCATCAATGAAGGTCATAAGGATTGGCGGATGGCCCAGGAAATCGTCTTCGGAGTGAATAACCTGGAGCAGAACATCAGCCGAGGCACCAGCGGTCAGATCGCCAAGGCACTCGACCAGAAGACGATCGAAGTCACGATTCCTCCTCAATACAAAGAAGAACCGGTCTTCTTCGTCTCGATCCTCATGGAAACCCCGATCGTCGACAGTTTGCTGAATAACAAAGTCGTGATCAACAAGAATCAAGGACTGATCGTGATTGGCAGCGACGTCGAGATCGGTCCTGTCGTGATCAATCACAACGGCATCAAAGTCGAAACCGCCAACCCAGAAGCGTCAAAATTCGTCACCGTCGACACGCAGAAGCAGTACGCGACACGCCTAAAAGACCTGGAAGACGCCCTGACGACCTTGAAGGTCCCAGCGACGGACATCATCGATATCGTCGAAGCATTGCATCACCAGGGAAAAGTGTACGGCGAACTGATTTACGTCAACTAAGAACCGAAATAGTACCCTCCCAATGAACGTCAACACACTCACCTCGGCATCCGGCGCAGCGGCCCCCCAAGGTCAGCTTCGTGAGAAATTCGACCAGTTCGTGGGCGAATCGATGTTCGGGCAGATGCTCAAGAGCATGCGAGAATCGGTCGGCAAGCCGGCTTACTTTCATGGTGGCAGGGCAGAGGAAGTCTTTCAGTCACAATTGGATCAGCTACTGGTCGAGAAGATTTCCGATGCGAGTGCCGAGCAGATTTCCAAGCCGATGTTCGAGCTTTTTGCCGCCAATATGGGCAATCGGCATGACGCTTCCGAGCTTTCTTCGTTTGTCAGCGAAGACGAAGCCCAGCAGGCGATCCAACAACTTGAATCGCTTAAGCAGCAGAACAAATCGCAAGGCACTGAAATCAACTCAGCGGCTTTGTCGCAGTTGGACGTCTCCATTTAGTACATACTGTTTCCCACTCTTAAGTAAGTGGTTTTGATCGATATGACTTCGCCAATGCCTTCCACAGCAGAACATTCGTCACCTCCGTTGAACCTCGAGAACGAGACGGCGACCTTTCTGCAGAAACTATCCGACGTCCAAGCCGACTTGTTGAACGTCTTGCATCGCAAGCGAGAGCAGATGGTTGCAAATGACCTGGAAGCCATGGAACAAACCATGGTCAGCGAACAGGCATTGCTCGATCGGCTCGATCAACTCCGCGACTCGCGCCAAATGCTGCTAGCCAATGCGAAGGGCAAGGGGCTACCATCCGATAGCATGCACTCGCTAGCAAGAGCTTTAGACGAGAATCAAACTGGCGAACTTGCGATGAAGGCGCATACCGCGAAGGATGCGATGCGTCATATTCAGAACGAAACACTGACGAACTTCGTGCTAGCCCAACAAACCGTGTTACATCTTTCGCAATTGCTACAAATCATTGCGACCGGAGGGAAGCTTAAACCGACATATGAAGCGGAGAATGCCTCGAATCAAGGTGGAACCTTGGTAGATCAGGATGCATAGGTCGTGCTAGCGCGGCTCGCCTAACGAGGTAAACAAGGATGTCTCTATTTAGCTCTCTACAACAAGCGAACAATGCCCTGCAAGCAGCCCAGGTAGGTCTGCAGGTTACGGGCAACAACATCGCTAACGTCAACACGCCGGACTACCTCCGACAGCGCGTCATCTATACGCCTGCGCCGACGCAAGCGGTCGGCAACCTGCGTCTAGGTCTCGGCGTGAAGGTCGAGGCGATCGTTCAGCAGGTCGACCACTTTCTGGAAGAGCGCCTACGCGGTTCACGAAGTGACCTTGCCAAGGGAGAAGCCGAAGAAAACACGTTCACGCAACTCGATGCCCTCATCGGTGAACTGAGCGATACCGACCTCAGCACATCCCTCAACAACTTTTTCGGCTCGATCAACGACATCCTTAACCAGCCGGAAGACTTGGGGGTTCGCAACCTGACAATACTTCGTGGGCAAACGCTGGCGGACGATATCTCTCGGCTCTATCAACGTGTTCGCCAAGTGCAACTCGATACGAACGATCGAATCCGTGACGCTTCCGGGACGATCAATGGTCTCTTGACCGACATTGCTGAACTCAACGTAAAAATTACGCAGATGGAAGGGGGCGTTACGCAAAGCGATGCCGTGGGGCTTCGTGACCAACGCCAACGAAAGCTGACTGAGCTATCCGAGATGATTGGTATCCGAGCCGTGGAGCAGGAAAACGGCTCTGTATCCGTATTCGCTGGGGGTGAATACCTGGTAACCGATGGCATTTCCCGACAAGTTTATGCCGATGAAGAACCACGCGATGGCGCCAATTTCGTCGACATCAAAATTGTCGACTTTGAATCTCCCTTGCAAACCGACACAGGCAAGCTTGCAGGCCTGGTGAATTCGCGCGATCACATTCTCGGGGACTTCCTCACGCGACTCAACGATTTCGCGAAGTCATTTACATTCGAGTTCAATAAGGTCTTTAGCAGCGGCCAGGGGCTAACCGGTTACGAGTCGATAGAAGCCGAGCACTTTGTCAGTGCCGATCAGTGGGATGATGCGCTCGACCAGGTCGGACTTCCGTTTACACCGGAAAATGGTTCGTTCCAAGTCAAACTGCTCAATCGGCAAACAGGCGTCACGGAAACCCACGACATCTTCGTAACACTCAACGGCACGAACGAAGACACTTCGCTAGAAGACCTGCAAACGGCGTTGGACGATATTGACGGACTCTCAGCGTCAATCAGCCTGGAGGGGCAGCTTCAAATCAATGCCGATCAACCGAACATCGAATTTGCCTTCGCAGACGACACCAGCGGCGTATTAGCGGCCCTGGGCGTAGGCACATTTTTTACGGGCTCGTCCGCGACTGATCTTGGCGTGAACGAGATGGTCAGCGGCGATCCATCCAAGTTTGCGGCGAGCCGATCTGGCATCGGCAAAGACACAGACAACGCGCTGGACCTCGCGTCGTTTGCCGATAGAGCCCTAGACTCCTTTGGCGGGACAACGGTTGCCGCGTTTTATAAAGACATGGTCGGGGGAGTTGCACAAACTGCTGCAGTTACCAAGGGTATCACCGAAGGCTTTCGCGTCTTCAAAGATACGCTCGAAGGACAGAAGCTTGGCGTTAGCGGGGTGAACTTGGACGAGGAAGCAGTGCGTATGATCACCTTTCAACGTCAGTTCCAGGCATCATCCCGCATGATCGCCACGCTGGATGAACTATTAGAGATTTTGGTCAACCTGTAGGGAGGGCCTCAGCCTGCGAGTCCTTGACACTGAGCCCAAGCTCAGCCTCGCGGCCACGGAAACATATCCATGACACGTATTATTCCGGTACCCACAGGTCGAACGAGCGACTACCTTCTGTCGCAGCGTCTCACCAATCAAATGTCGGCTGACCAGCTCGACTTGCTTCGTCTGCAAACGCAATTGGGTACCGGACGTCGCGTGCTTTCCCTCAGTGATGACGCGCCGGCCGCCATCCGCGGCGTCACGCTCCAGTCGTTGTTGGAGCAAAAGACACAAATCCAAACCAATTTGATTACCAGCCAGTCTTATCTCTCGGCGACGGACGTAGCACTCGCCAACGTCCAGACGACACTGAACGATGTGAAGGGGTTGGCCGTTCGGCTCGCTGACACAACCTTTTCCGATACCGAGTTGGCCGCAGCCGGAGAACAAGTTGAACGTGCGATTCAACAACTGATGGACTTGGCCAACCAACAGTTTCGCGGACGCCACCTCTTCGCTGGATCCAATACCACGACCAAGCCGTTTCAGACGCTCGAAAATGGTTTGATCCAGTACCTGGGCAATACTACAGGACTGCAAAGTTTCGCCGACATCGACTTGCTTTTCGATACGACGGTAAATGGGCACGAAGCGTTTGGCGCGATCAGTCAGCAGGTCAAGGGAATTGGGGACCTGAATCCTATCGTAACTGGGTCTACGAAGCTCTCTGATCTCCGCGCGGGTAAGGGGATTCAGAAGGGGAGTTTCCAGATTTCGGATGGCCTCTCGCCGCCAGTTACCATCGATATCAGCAAGGCGAACACACTCAATGACGTGGTTCGCTTGATTGAATCCAATCCCCCTGCCGGCCGTAAAGTAACGGCTCGTATCAGTGATACGGGTCTGATTGTCGACATCGACGATGCCGGAGGAGGCAACCTGACTATCCGTGAACTGGGCGGCAGTCGCGTCGCGGCACAACTGGGGATTCTTAAGACCGAAGGTAATCTTACCAACCCGATCGTAGGGGCAGACCTGAATCCAAAGGTTACGCTGACTACCAAGATTTCTAACCTTCTGGGCACCAAGTCGAGTGCGATCATACAATACCCAGGTTCTAACAACGACATCCTCATCGAGGCCAATGCCAACGGTGAGTCACTCAACGGAACCAAGATTCAACTGGTCGATGACAACCTGCTGAAAGCAGGTACCGGGATTACCCGTGGCAACGAAATCGTCACGAAAGGTTCTGATCTATTGCGACCTCAGGCGACGTTGAACCTGGACGGAGCCGACAATGATTTGCTGCTCACGGCAAATTCGACCGACGGCAGTCTTGATGGCGTACAAATCATTATCGACGCTTCCAACGACATCGGTGATTCAGCCGTTATTGGTCCCACAACGCTGGTAGATGGCGTCCCTACGATCACCGTCCTGGTCGATGACAGCGACGAGACAAGTCTCCAGACATTAATGAACGCGTTTGCCACCGACGGACGATTCGCGGTCGGAAAGGCCAACACAGGCGAAGGATTCAACCCAGCAGCTGCCGTAACCGCCGTTAACGATGGTCTATCGTCAACGGCCACCGTAACTACGCAAGCCGTCAAGGCCAGGGCTTCGCTTCCTCTTGTGGGTGGCGGAAACGATCTGACACTGATCGCGAATCAAGCGGGTGAACTATT
This genomic interval carries:
- the flgG gene encoding flagellar basal-body rod protein FlgG; amino-acid sequence: MSVQTLYTAATGMQSMQTKLDVIANNLANVNTTGFKKDRANFEDLFYDHEVLPGNPDSTGNLTPTGTEVGLGVRVSSVQTDFKQGAFTSTDRPLDMLIEGEGFFQVLDPSGEVYYSRAGNFSVNANGQVVTGSAGIGRPLQPAIVIPQDATAVEVSPDGIVSVQQPGSSTLNEVGQIQLATFINPEGLLKLGENLYAETGASSAPITGNPQTNGLGQIRKGMLEASNVEPVQELIDLITTQRSFELNSQTIQAGDQILQLISNLRR
- a CDS encoding rod-binding protein — translated: MNVNTLTSASGAAAPQGQLREKFDQFVGESMFGQMLKSMRESVGKPAYFHGGRAEEVFQSQLDQLLVEKISDASAEQISKPMFELFAANMGNRHDASELSSFVSEDEAQQAIQQLESLKQQNKSQGTEINSAALSQLDVSI
- a CDS encoding flagellar basal body L-ring protein FlgH; its protein translation is MKNAIVAFALLQLVAICDDLLAQQSGPISSLGQRNMPEGQIAEGMPYNGTTKDLSWMYRELPPPRQVQIHDLIHIRVDERAQAFSDGEIDRKKSGQYAAILTDWIRLDGINSIKPAVQADGDPRITGTLNQRLKSEAEMETSEGLKFTIAAEVQEILPNGTLKLEARKTITVNDEIWVYHLRGVCRTEDINPNNTVLSEHLADLTITKEDHGSVRDAYRRGWFLTLWDKVHWF
- the flgN gene encoding flagellar export chaperone FlgN, with the protein product MPSTAEHSSPPLNLENETATFLQKLSDVQADLLNVLHRKREQMVANDLEAMEQTMVSEQALLDRLDQLRDSRQMLLANAKGKGLPSDSMHSLARALDENQTGELAMKAHTAKDAMRHIQNETLTNFVLAQQTVLHLSQLLQIIATGGKLKPTYEAENASNQGGTLVDQDA
- a CDS encoding flagellar basal body P-ring protein FlgI, which produces MTRQLASLTIFAILALAGATVEAQVSRTQYSSIDSQRFQINRPLSDFVRVKGQEGNYLQGVGLVVGLKGTGDSDLTPTHRALSLMLKHMGNNAGSGPGGEYLPEELKNIKNMALVLVRANIPAEGAEEGDFIDCEVSSLGAKSLAGGTLAISTLQGPNPHDKTVWALASGPVELAKQDIPTRGYVMNGCRIEKTIRNPFVTQDGKIFLVINEGHKDWRMAQEIVFGVNNLEQNISRGTSGQIAKALDQKTIEVTIPPQYKEEPVFFVSILMETPIVDSLLNNKVVINKNQGLIVIGSDVEIGPVVINHNGIKVETANPEASKFVTVDTQKQYATRLKDLEDALTTLKVPATDIIDIVEALHHQGKVYGELIYVN
- the flgK gene encoding flagellar hook-associated protein FlgK gives rise to the protein MSLFSSLQQANNALQAAQVGLQVTGNNIANVNTPDYLRQRVIYTPAPTQAVGNLRLGLGVKVEAIVQQVDHFLEERLRGSRSDLAKGEAEENTFTQLDALIGELSDTDLSTSLNNFFGSINDILNQPEDLGVRNLTILRGQTLADDISRLYQRVRQVQLDTNDRIRDASGTINGLLTDIAELNVKITQMEGGVTQSDAVGLRDQRQRKLTELSEMIGIRAVEQENGSVSVFAGGEYLVTDGISRQVYADEEPRDGANFVDIKIVDFESPLQTDTGKLAGLVNSRDHILGDFLTRLNDFAKSFTFEFNKVFSSGQGLTGYESIEAEHFVSADQWDDALDQVGLPFTPENGSFQVKLLNRQTGVTETHDIFVTLNGTNEDTSLEDLQTALDDIDGLSASISLEGQLQINADQPNIEFAFADDTSGVLAALGVGTFFTGSSATDLGVNEMVSGDPSKFAASRSGIGKDTDNALDLASFADRALDSFGGTTVAAFYKDMVGGVAQTAAVTKGITEGFRVFKDTLEGQKLGVSGVNLDEEAVRMITFQRQFQASSRMIATLDELLEILVNL
- the flgA gene encoding flagellar basal body P-ring formation chaperone FlgA, giving the protein MTIATVTRSLFSMLVVLAMSTTAMAQTDQVVLKTSAIVGGTLVRLGDVAAIEVQDHKLRAELSEMELMPAPGTDHSTYLTINDIRSILAARGISSEQVSVTGSNRVRMEAASVQETIEHAAVTAKRIPRRTISSQVDQPQEIMTVAHVVRNVRRGEVIQASDVEMRELTVIRRDDSYPSALHNVVGKEATRTIAADRPISSQDIREPIIVRRNDVVTVYAHAGNVIVRREMLALSDAGMQELVEVQPIEPKHFGRARQVERFQAQVTGPGEAIVLGGHVKVPTSKPLMPLPQPEINR